The proteins below are encoded in one region of Drosophila virilis strain 15010-1051.87 chromosome 6, Dvir_AGI_RSII-ME, whole genome shotgun sequence:
- the anne gene encoding polyamine-transporting ATPase 13A3 isoform X3 — translation MRLCNYPKPCVALLNQDQSDQMKISGYRRSHIRSILCWICIVLTGGLLRLVLHWWRHWYLLATCRPCSLQEAQQVLIEEDYQGNHKLYHVKSVQILHVEQFKKLLQQILPGEDFDDNKLQLPVHFASAHFKGFRSLRTFRCKQLVYAWDNSIKNFKKINGLDVNVPCSYYHQQRGLSVQEQLARRIVFGQNEITVPLRDVKTLLFLEVLNPFYVFQIFSVVLWFTYDYYYYACVILLMSIFGISMSIVQTKKNQDVLQKTVLNTGNAWVVNAKGVSVELSTKMLVPGDIIEIPSSGCTMQCDAVLLSGNCILDESMLTGESVPVTKTPLPMKRDVIFDKKEHARHTLFCGTKVIQTRYIGSKKVLAFVINTGNITAKGGLIRSILYPPPVDYKFEQDSYKFIQFLALIACIGFIYTLVTKILRGTDAVKIVVESLDLITIVVPPALPAAMTVGRFYAQKRLKANNIFCISPRSINVAGSIDCCCFDKTGTLTEDGLDMWGVVPKSSTNQFQIPLKDVKRLPYDHFLFGMVTCHSITVMNGMMMGDPLDLKMFESTGWILEDSNNIPENEKYGLIYPTILRQPNQEEINSSLAFTHHEAVITEAPPPVFRQSSVDDLLANMGLLKSKTNFDHGIVREFPFTSNLQRMSVITRCLSAQGFNVYCKGSPEMLQQLCHPQSIPNDYTHQLSIYAKKGFRIIAVAFKTLDPKVNYTKVQRLSREEVEHNLEFLGFVILENRLKPDTTAVINSLNLANIRTVMITGDNILTAMSVARDCGIVSSTQAVITVHAVPVLKGFDKLNTDQNGQYELQYTLELGSQTCTPALNGNRTFSAAEIALDMDLSKSTNSLVNNGGSSCASSVLPNSNSLASVKTIDTWTHNDGDDVELGATVVARNDSWRRQYIFAMDGKTWQIVKDQFPQQMEIILTRGAIYARMSPEQKQSLVMELQNLDYYVAMCGDGANDCGALKVAHTGISLSETESSIASPFTSRNPTIAAVPNVIKEGRAALVTSFGIFKYMAAYSLVQFVSVMILYSIDSNLTDKQYLYIDLGLISIFAFFFGKTEAYDGQLVKQVPLSSLISPTPLSSLVLHLAVVVIFQVAGWFQLHQQPWFKPFGPSDEHHLGCYENYTMFAISSFQYIILAFVFSKGAPYRKPIWSNWPLCLTLVINACIVVYLVAYPSDWIANFFQLIVPPDMSFRYIMLQYGAAAFITHAFLEAFVVEYLVFKRFQVRREQNLKTSNRKYMRLEYNIKSFDNWPPITEVYDLHDPADQGAELQPTYVNLSAEQNLDGQPSGFPGFFETSEHSVENRHRIHSEVSSASPRHS, via the exons ATGCGGTTGTGCAATT ATCCGAAACCATGCGTCGCACTTCTCAACCAAGATCAGTCAgatcaaatgaaaataagcGGTTACCGGCGCTCCCATATCCGTTCGATATTGTGCTGGATCTGCATAGTGTTAACTGGAGGCCTGTTGCGCCTTGTCCTACATTGGTGGCGGCATTGGTATCTGCTTGCCACATGCAGGCCGTGCTCCTTGCAGGAGGCACAACAGGTGCTCATAGAAGAAGACTATCAGGGTAATCACAAACTGTATCATGTCAAGAGCGTGCAGATACTGCATGTGGAGCAGTTCAA AAAATTATTGCAGCAAATATTGCCAGGAGAGGATTTCGATGATAATAAGCTACAGCTCCCAGTTCACTTTGCTTCCGCGCATTTCAAAG GTTTTCGATCCTTGAGAACATTTCGTTGCAAGCAGCTGGTTTATGCTTGGGACAACAGCATTAAAAACTTTAAGAAAATCAATGGATTAGACGTAAATGTGCCTTGTTCTTATTACCATCAGCAACGTGGACTATCTGTGCAAGAACAGCTGGCACGCCGCATTGTATTTGGGCAAAATGAGATAACCGTGCCGCTGAGGGATGTGAAAACCCTGCTCTTCCTGGAAGTTCTTAATCCCTTTTATGTATTCCAAATATTTTCTGTCGTCCTGTGGTTTACCTATGACTATTACTATTATGCCTGTGTCATCTTGTTAATGTCTATATTCGGCATATCTATGTCCATTGTGCAAACAAAGAAG AATCAAGATGTTCTGCAGAAAACAGTTTTAAACACGGGAAATGCATGGGTCGTTAACGCCAAGGGAGTATCTGTGGAATTGTCTACGAAAATGTTAGTGCCTGGCGATATTATTGAAATACCATCGTCCGGCTGCACAATGCAATGCGATGCCGTTTTACTTTCCGGCAACTGCATCCTAGACGAATCAATGCTGACTGGCGAAAGTGTGCCAGTTACTAAAACGCCGCTTCCGATGAAGCGCGATGTGATATTTGATAAAAAGGAACATGCTAGGCACACACTATTCTGCGGCACGAAAGTAATACAAACACGATACATTGGATCCAAGAAAGTTTTGGCCTTCGTGATAAATACTGGCAATATAACTGCCAAAGGTGGCCTAATACGCTCCATTCTTTATCCACCGCCTGTGGACTATAAGTTTGAGCAGGATTCGTACAAGTTCATACAGTTTTTGGCGCTAATTGCGTGCATTGGCTTTATATATACGCTTGTCACCAAG ATATTGCGTGGTACAGATGCTGTTAAGATAGTGGTCGAATCTTTGGATCTTATAACAATTGTTGTGCCACCAGCCTTGCCGGCAGCTATGACTGTTGGTCGGTTTTATGCCCAGAAACGATTAAAAGCCAACAATATCTTTtgcatatctccgcgctccaTCAACGTGGCAGGCAGTATTGATTGCTGTTGCTTTGATAAG ACTGGAACCTTAACGGAGGATGGCCTAGACATGTGGGGTGTCGTTCCAAAGTCTTCCACAAATCAGTTTCAAATACCACTGAAAGATGTGAAGCGTCTGCCATACGATCACTTTCTGTTTGGCATGGTCACATGCCACTCAATTACCGTCATGAACGGCATGATGATGGGTGATCCCTTGGATCTTAAGATGTTTGAATCGACAGGCTGGATACTGGAAGATTCCAACAACATACCCGAAAACGAGAAGTACGGCCTGATCTATCCGACAATATTACGGCAACCGAATCAAGAGGAAATCAACTCAAGCTTAGCTTTCACACATCATGAAGCGGTAATAACAGAGGCGCCACCACCCGTATTTCGGCAGAGTTCGGTGGATGATCTCTTGGCCAATATGGGATTGttgaaatcaaaaacaaatttcgatCATGGAATTGTTAGGGAGTTCCCATTTACATCCAACTTGCAGCGTATGTCAGTCATCACCCGCTGCCTCAGCGCGCAAGGCTTCAACGTTTACTGCAAGGGCTCGCCCGAAATGTTGCAGCAGTTGTGCCATCCACAGAGCATACCGAACGACTATACCCATCAGCTCTCCATTTATGCCAAAAAAGGTTTCCGAATTATTGCCGTGGCATTTAAGACACTTGATCCAAAGGTGAACTACACAAAGGTGCAACGCCTTTCGCGCGAAGAGGTCGAGCACAATTTGGAGTTCCTCGGATTTGTAATACTTGAGAATCGCCTAAAGCCCGATACAACGGCTGTTATAAATTCACTAAATTTGGCAAATATTCGCACAGTTATGATTACGGGTGATAACATATTGACAGCAATGAGCGTTGCTCGAGATTGCGGCATTGTTAGTTCCACGCAGGCGGTAATCACAGTGCATGCGGTGCCCGTGTTGAAAGGCTTTGATAAGCTAAATACCGATCAAAATGGCCAATATGAACTACAGTATACTCTCGAGCTGGGCAGTCAGACGTGCACGCCAGCTCTCAATGGTAATAGAACATTTTCGGCTGCTGAAATCGCTCTGGATATGGATCTATCAAAGTCAACCAATTCATTGGTAAATAATGGTGGCTCGAGCTGTGCCTCAAGTGTGTtgcccaacagcaacagcttggCTAGTGTTAAGACCATCGACACATGGACGCACAATGACGGCGATGATGTGGAGCTTGGAGCGACAGTTGTGGCACGAAATGATAGCTGGCGTCGTCAATATATATTCGCCATGGATGGCAAGACATGGCAAATTGTTAAGGACCAATTTCCTCAACAAATGGAAATCATATTAACGCGCGGTGCTATCTATGCACGCATGTCGCCAGAGCAAAAGCAATCGCTGGTGATGGAGCTACAGAATCTTGACTATTATGTAGCAATGTGCGGAGATGGGGCTAACGATTGTGGTGCCCTAAAGGTAGCGCACACTGGAATATCGTTGAGCGAGACTGAATCCTCAATAGCATCACCGTTCACCTCCCGTAATCCGACTATTGCGGCCGTACCAAATGTTATCAAGGAGGGTCGCGCAGCCTTGGTTACATCATTTGGTATTTTTAAGTATATGGCTGCCTATTCCCTGGTACAGTTTGTGTCCGTGATGATCCTATACTCAATCGACTCGAATCTTACCGACAAACAATATCTCTACATTGACCTTGGCttgatatcgattttcgcATTCTTCTTTGGCAAAACTGAAGCCTACGATGGTCAGCTGGTTAAACAAGTGCCTCTTAGTTCCCTCATTTCGCCAACGCCTTTAAGCTCGCTTGTGCTCCATTTAGCCGTTGTGGTCATATTCCAGGTCGCCG GTTGGTTTCAACTGCATCAACAGCCTTGGTTTAAGCCTTTCGGGCCATCTGACGAGCATCATTTGGGCTGCTATGAGAACTACACCATGTTTGCCATATCGAGTTTCCAGTATATTATacttgcatttgtattttcaAAGGGAGCACCATACCGAAAGCCAATCTGGTCGAATTGGCCTCTATGCCTGACCCTGGTGATAAATGCCTGCATTGTCGTATACCTAGTTGCCTATCCAAGTGATTGGATTGCCAACTTCTTTCAACTCATCGTGCCACCGGATATGTCTTTTCGTTACATTATGCTCCAATATGGAGCAGCTGCATTTATCACTCATGCATTTCTCGAGGCTTTTGTGGTGGAGTATTTGGTATTTAAGCGATTCCAGGTGCGACGGGAGCAAAACTTAAAAACATCAAATCGTAAATATATGCGATTGGAGTATAATATTAAGTCCTTTGACAACTGGCCGCCCATAACGGAGGTCTATGATCTGCACGATCCAGCCGACCAAGGAGCGGAGCTACAGCCGACATATGTTAACCTAAGCGCTGAACAAAATTTGGACGGTCAGCCCAGCGGTTTTCCTGGCTTTTTCGAGACGTCTGAGCATAGCGTAGAAAACCGACATCGCATACACTCAGAGGTATCCAGTGCGAGTCCACGGCACAGCTGA